The Pricia mediterranea genome includes a window with the following:
- a CDS encoding DUF5996 family protein, which translates to MGEHTLFPALPLAEWNKSKETLHRYLQIVGKLRLSLMPKDNHWWHITLYVTSSGITTGPIPDKDFTFEVSFDFIGHTLNVNTSKGDMRSFDLKDGLSVSQFYKKLAEIFNELQIDFDIKAEPYDLTDNIPFPECTQHHRYDKDAVHKAWKILVQVDMVLKDFSGKSYSKTCPVHIYWHHLDLVVTRFSGDKAPELVNASKVEREAYSHEVISFGFWFGDDNIKEPAFYSYTYPSPENIDKEPLSPESAEWQDANGSPMAVLLYEDIRTSADPKKEIMDFLESSYRAGAKLAGWDMEALKVDSK; encoded by the coding sequence ATGGGTGAACATACCTTATTTCCAGCATTGCCACTCGCCGAGTGGAACAAATCAAAGGAAACCCTGCACCGTTATTTACAGATAGTAGGTAAGTTGCGCCTATCGTTAATGCCCAAAGACAATCACTGGTGGCACATTACCTTGTACGTCACCAGCAGCGGTATTACCACGGGACCCATCCCTGATAAGGACTTTACCTTTGAGGTCAGTTTTGATTTCATCGGTCATACACTCAACGTAAATACGAGCAAGGGAGACATGCGCTCTTTTGATCTTAAGGATGGCCTCTCCGTTTCTCAGTTCTATAAAAAACTGGCCGAAATATTTAACGAGCTGCAAATAGATTTTGATATTAAGGCAGAACCCTACGACCTAACTGACAATATACCCTTTCCTGAATGCACACAGCATCATAGGTACGATAAGGATGCTGTTCACAAAGCTTGGAAGATTTTGGTGCAAGTCGACATGGTCTTGAAGGATTTCAGCGGCAAGTCGTACAGTAAAACCTGTCCAGTTCACATTTACTGGCATCACCTCGACCTTGTCGTCACCCGGTTTTCAGGGGATAAGGCTCCGGAATTGGTCAATGCATCCAAAGTAGAAAGGGAGGCCTATTCTCATGAAGTCATCAGCTTCGGGTTCTGGTTCGGAGACGATAATATTAAAGAACCAGCATTTTATTCCTATACCTATCCTTCCCCGGAAAACATTGATAAAGAACCATTGAGTCCCGAGAGTGCCGAATGGCAGGATGCGAACGGTAGCCCTATGGCCGTATTACTGTATGAGGATATAAGAACAAGCGCTGATCCTAAAAAGGAAATCATGGATTTCTTGGAAAGTAGCTATCGGGCCGGAGCAAAATTGGCCGGTTGGGATATGGAAGCCTTGAAGGTCGATTCCAAATAG
- a CDS encoding MliC family protein: MMGSKIFITTILASVLLFACNEKSKKENRDTVKSESITTESNTIKTQSLTDKEGNTLEMSFDNSEGTATIDLNGETAQLSSQRPASGIWYKDNQYELRGKENDIWLKKDGEVIFEHEDEKVDIEAKNDDGDVLNMTFNNTEGTVKAYLNGGKQIDLAEEKAASGIWYKNDHYELRGKGNQYRLTKNGTVVYSN; this comes from the coding sequence ATGATGGGATCAAAAATTTTCATTACAACGATACTCGCTTCGGTTTTACTGTTTGCCTGCAATGAAAAATCGAAGAAGGAAAATAGGGACACCGTCAAATCAGAGTCAATTACAACGGAGTCCAACACAATCAAAACCCAATCCCTTACGGACAAAGAAGGGAATACACTTGAGATGTCCTTCGATAATTCCGAAGGTACGGCAACCATAGACCTGAATGGTGAGACCGCTCAACTTTCCAGCCAAAGGCCTGCTTCGGGCATCTGGTATAAAGATAATCAATATGAATTGAGGGGAAAAGAGAACGATATCTGGTTGAAAAAAGACGGAGAAGTGATTTTCGAACATGAGGACGAAAAGGTGGACATAGAAGCGAAAAACGACGATGGCGACGTTCTAAATATGACTTTCAACAACACGGAAGGAACTGTTAAAGCCTATTTAAACGGCGGAAAACAAATTGATTTGGCAGAAGAAAAAGCAGCCTCCGGTATTTGGTATAAGAACGACCACTATGAATTAAGGGGAAAAGGGAATCAGTATCGATTGACAAAAAACGGGACCGTCGTTTATTCCAATTAA
- a CDS encoding YceI family protein: METTGTTKWNVDAAHSEVGFKVKHMMISTVKGAFEEFKASIESENEDFQDADFSFTAQVDSINTKNADRDKHLKSEDFFNASEYPEMTFQSSSYDGDKLVGDLTIKDITKEVTFDMDFNGIAEDQYGQTKAGFEISGKINRKDFGLTWDAVTEAGSVVVAETIRMAIDLQFIKE; this comes from the coding sequence ATGGAAACAACAGGTACAACAAAATGGAACGTGGATGCCGCTCACTCAGAAGTAGGGTTTAAGGTAAAACATATGATGATCTCTACCGTCAAAGGAGCTTTTGAAGAATTCAAGGCCTCCATAGAAAGCGAAAATGAGGACTTTCAAGATGCGGACTTTAGCTTCACTGCGCAAGTCGATTCTATCAATACCAAAAATGCGGATAGGGACAAACACTTGAAATCCGAGGATTTTTTCAATGCATCCGAATATCCTGAAATGACATTTCAATCATCCTCTTACGATGGGGATAAGTTAGTCGGAGATTTGACCATCAAGGACATAACCAAAGAAGTGACATTTGATATGGACTTTAACGGGATTGCGGAAGACCAGTACGGACAGACTAAGGCAGGGTTTGAAATTTCAGGAAAAATAAACAGAAAGGATTTCGGACTTACTTGGGATGCCGTCACCGAAGCCGGTAGTGTCGTGGTAGCCGAAACCATACGGATGGCCATTGATCTGCAATTTATTAAAGAGTAG
- a CDS encoding GNAT family N-acetyltransferase — translation METTISERDSKGFAMVREDGKRAGTMTYSIAGENYIIIDHTEVDPAFKGKGIGKQLLYKIVEMAREKEIKITPLCPFANAMFKKLDDIQDVLKR, via the coding sequence ATGGAAACAACTATAAGTGAGAGAGATAGCAAAGGCTTCGCCATGGTAAGGGAAGACGGCAAGAGGGCCGGAACGATGACTTATTCCATAGCGGGAGAAAACTATATTATCATAGACCACACGGAGGTCGACCCTGCATTCAAAGGCAAAGGGATCGGAAAGCAGCTGCTTTACAAAATCGTGGAGATGGCACGGGAAAAAGAAATCAAGATTACACCCTTATGTCCTTTTGCAAATGCTATGTTCAAAAAGCTTGATGACATTCAAGATGTACTAAAAAGATAA